A genome region from Ptiloglossa arizonensis isolate GNS036 chromosome 4, iyPtiAriz1_principal, whole genome shotgun sequence includes the following:
- the LOC143145140 gene encoding lysophospholipase-like protein 1 isoform X2 produces MSGIAKIPKINIVNATKAHSATLFFFHGSGSSGKDVKYWIDILNREELTFPHIKILYPTAPAQPYTPNYGMLSNVWFNRKSIAISVSEDIESINSMCYDVLKLIDTEVSNGIAYNRIAVGGFSMGGALSLHLAYRFNSSLAGCSVMSSFLNRNSSVYESLKVNSGTKPPLLQFHGTMDNLVPLKWGQETYSDLKEYGVNGQFIPLNNVLHEITRPEIEVFKRWMLEILPES; encoded by the exons ATGTCAGGAATTGCTAAAATACCGAAGATTAATATAGTAAATGCTACCAAGGCACATAGTGCcaccctctttttttttcatggtTCAG GATCTTCCGGGAAAGATGTGAAATATTGGATTGATATTTTAAACAGAGAAGAACTAACATTTCCACATATAAAGATCCTTTATCCAACAGCACCTGCTCAACCTTATACACCCAATTATGGAATG ctTAGCAATGTGTGGTTCAATCGCAAGAGTATAGCCATTAGTGTTTCTGAAGATATTGAATCTATAAATTCAATGTGTTACgatgtattaaaattaattgatacagagGTTTCTAATGGGATTGCATACAATAGAATCGCTGTTGGTGGCTTTTCAATGGGAGGTGCATTATCCTTACATTTGGCTTACAGATTCAACTCATCTCTAGCTGGATGCTCTGTTATGTCTAGCTTTCTTAATAGAAATTCATCAGTGTATGAG TCGTTAAAAGTAAATTCAGGAACAAAACCACCCCTTTTGCAATTTCATGGTACCATGGATAATTTAGTTCCATTAAAATGGGGACAAGAAACCTATTCTGATCTAAAAGAATATGGAGTGAATGGTCAATTTATACCATTAAATAATGTGCTTCATGAAATAACTAGACCTGAAATAGAAGTTTTTAAAAGATGGATGTTAGAGATTTTACCAGAGTCATAA
- the LOC143145140 gene encoding lysophospholipase-like protein 1 isoform X1: MQISDFSSHDHMSVFVVFILKNQAKNRSSAPRLIGSSGKDVKYWIDILNREELTFPHIKILYPTAPAQPYTPNYGMLSNVWFNRKSIAISVSEDIESINSMCYDVLKLIDTEVSNGIAYNRIAVGGFSMGGALSLHLAYRFNSSLAGCSVMSSFLNRNSSVYESLKVNSGTKPPLLQFHGTMDNLVPLKWGQETYSDLKEYGVNGQFIPLNNVLHEITRPEIEVFKRWMLEILPES, from the exons ATGCAGATAAGCGATTTTTCATCACATGATCATATGTCTGTCTTCGTTGTTTTTATTTTGAAGAATCAGGCGAAAAATCGTTCATCTGCACCGAGACTTATAG GATCTTCCGGGAAAGATGTGAAATATTGGATTGATATTTTAAACAGAGAAGAACTAACATTTCCACATATAAAGATCCTTTATCCAACAGCACCTGCTCAACCTTATACACCCAATTATGGAATG ctTAGCAATGTGTGGTTCAATCGCAAGAGTATAGCCATTAGTGTTTCTGAAGATATTGAATCTATAAATTCAATGTGTTACgatgtattaaaattaattgatacagagGTTTCTAATGGGATTGCATACAATAGAATCGCTGTTGGTGGCTTTTCAATGGGAGGTGCATTATCCTTACATTTGGCTTACAGATTCAACTCATCTCTAGCTGGATGCTCTGTTATGTCTAGCTTTCTTAATAGAAATTCATCAGTGTATGAG TCGTTAAAAGTAAATTCAGGAACAAAACCACCCCTTTTGCAATTTCATGGTACCATGGATAATTTAGTTCCATTAAAATGGGGACAAGAAACCTATTCTGATCTAAAAGAATATGGAGTGAATGGTCAATTTATACCATTAAATAATGTGCTTCATGAAATAACTAGACCTGAAATAGAAGTTTTTAAAAGATGGATGTTAGAGATTTTACCAGAGTCATAA